The following DNA comes from Saccharomyces cerevisiae S288C chromosome XIII, complete sequence.
GTGGCCAAATCGGCTAAGTCGACATTTTGTTCTTGACAGTATTTGGCAGCCTGAGATGCGCATTCTCTCAATTCATGAGAACACGGGTGAAACTGTCTTGTCTCCTGTGACCTTAGTAGCGACATGCTCAAGATTGATGCGTTGCAAACCATTTTCAGTTTAGCATTGCGTAGCAGTCTTTCTCGAAAGTTCAATAGCTTATTGTTTTGTAAGTTCAAGTTACAATAGGACAATACTGCATCCAATGACCCAATATCACTTTCCTCGGTAGAGCAGTACTCAGCAAGCCAGGTGATAAAGTCGATTGGGTAGCCTGATAtgccaaaatttttgataacTCCTTTGTTCTTCAAGGTCCTCAATTCCTTTAATGCCTCTAAGATGTCTGGAAATTTGACAAACTCGACATCGTGCAAGTACACCAAATCGAGATATGTAGTGTGTAATCTTTCGCACGATCTGTGAACACTAAATCTCACGAAATCTCTAGAATAGTTAAACTCTTCCGCACCAATACGCCCAACCTTTGTGCATATAAAATAAGTGTCTCTGGGAAATTCATTCCTTAAATTGGACAGTGCCCTACCATAAAGAACCTCACTAGGGCCATAGTAGGGAGAAGTGTCAATTGCATTGATACCATGCGAAAATGCGTATTTGATTATGTCTTCCAGTGGAATGGATTCTGGCTCATCTGTATATTGCTGGTTCAGTATTGCACCTCCTAAGACTAAAGGAGAAACCGAAGCTAAGTCGAATGGATTcactttttcattaacCATCTTATAGTCTCCGTTGTTACTCTTTTATTTATGTGTACTCTTCCTTCCTGTTAACAGAGTAGATAAATATAGGCTTTAAACTTACCGTGTACTGAAACCCAGAAGGcagctttcttttttccagaaagtaaaataatgacaaaaaaatcgacTACATATGCACAATGCTAAGTTATATGACACTTTCTTTCTTATCCTCACTTATCCATAAGACACCCCTCTTCTTCAGAGAATTTGGTAAGcaatttcatgtatttcCATGAGAATGGGCTCGCATCCCAGAGCGCAACTAATATATGAATATAAGCGGATTTAGCTCAGTTGGGAGAGCGCCAGACTGAAGAAATACTTCGGTCAAGTTATCTGGAGGTCCTGTGTTCGATCCACAGAATTCgcattaatttttttttacttttcattCGTTTTCCTCTTTTGGTGATGAGCAGCATCACAGAAGCGGGTGGGTCATCCATTATTAGACGGtaagtgaaaaaaatttgatgattcAGGTGAACCGCTATGGAAAGGCACGTAGTTCTACTTACTCCTAGCAAGTAGCTATGCGATTTTCCTGcgccattttttttcccacATTAGTTACATACACTCTCTAAAGAATATTGCTAAATATGACGTCGAATAGCGACGGTTCAAGTACCAGTCCAGTTGAGAAACCAATTACCGGCGATGTTGAAACTAATGAACCTACCAAACCAATACGGCGGCTTTCAACGCCATCGCCAGAACAAGATCAAGAAGGCGATTTCGACGAAgaagacgatgatgacaaaTTCAGCGTGAGCACATCAACTCCCACCCCAACCATAACGAAAACTAAGGACAGCAGCGACACAAGTACGGTTACGAGGCGGAAGCAGCCGATCAGGTACATCGAGAATAAGACCCGGAGACATGTCACCTTCTCGAAGAGGCGGCACGGGATCATGAAAAAAGCATATGAGCTCTCCGTCCTAACCGGCGCCAATATTCTGCTTCTAATTCTGGCAAACTCTGGCCTGGTCTACACTTTCACAACGCCTAAGCTCGAGCCGGTGGTACGGGAAGACGAGGGTAAGAGCCTCATCAGGGCATGCATCAATGCTTCAGACACTCCTGACGCTACCGACACGTCGCCGGCACAGGAACAATCTCCGGCAAACTGAACATGCGAGAGTAAGAGATGCCCCACGAAGGCATAGGCAGATCCATATAGCACAATACGCGCATATAAAGTAGCATTGCTGCCAAAGGGGGTTGCACAAGGAGTTGCCCTCCTTCGGCACGCGGCTCGGAACATACCGGAGTGTCCCCCTTTGAgtaatttttctcaaaagagGCACTTTTGCGCTGGGCCGCAGGAAATTTCCCTTTCTGTTCAGCACCTGTTGTCCTATATTAAGCTGTGCCAAACAAGGTCATCTCCAAATACTTACCAAAAAGCTAGGGCGTACTGTACTGGAATCtctgcttttttctttacctTACTTCAATTTGCCTTGTCTGCTTTTTTACGTGTGTTTTGGCGTTtctgcttttcttttttattactCGTTGTTGTAAATCATTTTCTAAGTATTATACATACTATATCATCGCATACCCAATCGGTTTCCTATTCTCACCACTTTTTTCTGGAAAAATACATAGCCTAACAAgcaattttattttacGTTTGTTAATTCATTATActgataatatttttgaattttttttttttttgatacattttttttaatcgCTGTTTTGTCTGTTTTTTTCGATTCAGTTATAGGGAAAAAAACGGGAAaggaaagagaaaaaaaaattagtgCAGAGCAATAAGAAGcgaaaatcaaaaaaaagttttggaTCTGCAAGACTTGCTGTCACGCAACAATATTATAGCCACCCAGCAAAAATGTCAGACATCGAAGAAGGTACGCCTACTAATAATGGGCAACAGAAGGAGAGAAGAAAGATAGAAATTAAGTTCATCGAGAATAAAACAAGGCGCCATGTgacattttccaaaaggAAGCACGGTATCATGAAAAAGGCGTTTGAGCTTTCTGTTCTAACGGGGACCCAGGTCCTGTTGCTAGTCGTTTCAGAAACAGGTTTGGTATATACTTTCAGCACGCCGAAGTTTGAACCTATAGTCACGCAGCAGGAAGGTAGAAACCTGATCCAGGCCTGTCTTAACGCCCCtgatgatgaggaagaagacgaGGAGGAAGAcggtgatgatgatgatgatgatgacgatgatggTAATGATATGCAACGCCAGCAAccacaacaacagcaaccgcaacaacagcaacaagtATTGAATGCACACGCAAATAGCTTAGGCCATCTAAATCAAGATCAGGTACCGGCAGGCGCGCTGAAACAAGAGGTGAAGTCACAATTGCTAGGCGGTGCCAATCCTAATCAAAACTCAATGAttcaacagcagcaacatCACACGCAGAATTCACAAccacaacagcaacagcaacaacaaccacAGCAGCAAATGTCACAGCAACAAATGTCACAGCATCCTCGACCACAGCAAGGAATACCACATCCGCAACAATCGCAGCcacagcaacagcaacaacaacaacaacaactgcaacagcagcaacagcagcaacaacaacaacccCTCACCGGCATTCATCAGCCTCACCAACAGGCTTTTGCCAACGCTGCCTCCCCCTATCTGAATGCTGAACAGAATGCTGCCTACCAACAATACTTTCAAGAACCGCAACAAGGCCAATACTAATCTTATCGATTTCCGTATATAATTCATAGACGAGCATTAAGAGGAAAAAGCTGTTTCCGTACCAATTAAAGAAAGATAgacaacaagaacaaaaacGTACATTACTctatattgaaaaaagccCTATGTCGGTAAAAGAATAGGAAGTACCTTAGTCATCGGCActtacctttttttttacgaTTACTTCTGGTTTGTTTCTTTGCCTCATTTCATTTTGCTGCCACTTTC
Coding sequences within:
- the ARA2 gene encoding D-arabinose 1-dehydrogenase (NAD(P)(+)) ARA2 (NAD-dependent arabinose dehydrogenase; involved in biosynthesis of dehydro-D-arabinono-1,4-lactone; similar to plant L-galactose dehydrogenase) — its product is MVNEKVNPFDLASVSPLVLGGAILNQQYTDEPESIPLEDIIKYAFSHGINAIDTSPYYGPSEVLYGRALSNLRNEFPRDTYFICTKVGRIGAEEFNYSRDFVRFSVHRSCERLHTTYLDLVYLHDVEFVKFPDILEALKELRTLKNKGVIKNFGISGYPIDFITWLAEYCSTEESDIGSLDAVLSYCNLNLQNNKLLNFRERLLRNAKLKMVCNASILSMSLLRSQETRQFHPCSHELRECASQAAKYCQEQNVDLADLATRYAISEWVGKGPVVLGVSSMEELKLALDNYEIVKSNGNRLSSKDGQLVEYIQKNIFKEHFNEEWSSGIPHPEMI
- the ARG80 gene encoding Arg80p (Transcription factor involved in regulating arginine-responsive genes; acts with Arg81p and Arg82p), producing the protein MTSNSDGSSTSPVEKPITGDVETNEPTKPIRRLSTPSPEQDQEGDFDEEDDDDKFSVSTSTPTPTITKTKDSSDTSTVTRRKQPIRYIENKTRRHVTFSKRRHGIMKKAYELSVLTGANILLLILANSGLVYTFTTPKLEPVVREDEGKSLIRACINASDTPDATDTSPAQEQSPAN
- the MCM1 gene encoding transcription factor MCM1 (Transcription factor; involved in cell-type-specific transcription and pheromone response; plays a central role in the formation of both repressor and activator complexes; relocalizes to the cytosol in response to hypoxia): MSDIEEGTPTNNGQQKERRKIEIKFIENKTRRHVTFSKRKHGIMKKAFELSVLTGTQVLLLVVSETGLVYTFSTPKFEPIVTQQEGRNLIQACLNAPDDEEEDEEEDGDDDDDDDDDGNDMQRQQPQQQQPQQQQQVLNAHANSLGHLNQDQVPAGALKQEVKSQLLGGANPNQNSMIQQQQHHTQNSQPQQQQQQQPQQQMSQQQMSQHPRPQQGIPHPQQSQPQQQQQQQQQLQQQQQQQQQQPLTGIHQPHQQAFANAASPYLNAEQNAAYQQYFQEPQQGQY